From one Plasmodium coatneyi strain Hackeri chromosome 9, complete sequence genomic stretch:
- a CDS encoding tRNA-splicing ligase RtcB-like protein — protein sequence MHGSRSEPPRGDIRRYIEKTGEKNLYRIKKGLVPNMNVEGHMYVNDKLKHLIDDEIETYQLNRNSTFLPAVVQIANVSTLPGIVKASIALPDVHAGYGFSIGNVAAFDMSNEKAIISPGGVGFDINCGVRLIRTNLFYDDIKDKQEELTQLLFNNIPVGVGSQGCILCNQDKLDEALCLGMDWCVKEGYAWVEDKLNCEDNGRSLYADSNYVSVRAKKRGITQMGTLGAGNHYAEIQIVDEIYDKRSAKLMGIEKKNQVCIMIHSGSRGLGHQIATDALIEMEKSMTKYKLDVIDKQLACTPIHSKEGENYLKAMGSACNFAWINRSSMTFLARQTFAKIFNQSPDDLDMHVIYDVSHNIAKMEDHLVDGKEKKLLVHRKGSTRAFPPFHPAVPLDYQYCGQPILIGGTMGTYSYVLTGTDKAMETTFGSTCHGAGRALSRNKSRNTLNYVDVLQKMKEENISIRVASPKLIMEEAPESYKNVSEVVNTCHDAGISAKCFRLKPVAVIKG from the coding sequence ATGCACGGGAGCAGAAGCGAACCCCCCCGTGGAGACATCCGCAGGTATATTGAGAAGACGGGCGAAAAGAACCTCTACCGAATCAAGAAGGGACTGGTGCCAAACATGAACGTAGAGGGACACATGTATGTGAACGATAAGTTGAAACATCTGATAGATGATGAAATAGAGACGTACCAGCTGAATAGAAACTCTACCTTCCTGCCAGCTGTTGTTCAAATAGCAAATGTGTCTACCCTACCAGGGATCGTAAAGGCATCTATAGCGTTGCCAGATGTACACGCAGGTTATGGATTTTCCATAGGAAACGTAGCAGCATTTGACATGAGCAATGAAAAGGCAATTATTTCTCCAGGGGGAGTAGGATTTGACATAAACTGTGGGGTAAGGTTAATTAGAACAAACCTCTTCTACGATGACATAAAGGATAAGCAGGAAGAATTGACGCAGCtcctttttaacaacattccAGTTGGAGTAGGATCACAGGGGTGTATACTATGCAATCAGGATAAGCTAGATGAAGCCCTCTGCTTAGGAATGGATTGGTGTGTGAAGGAAGGATACGCATGGGTAGAGGATAAGTTGAACTGCGAAGATAATGGAAGGAGTTTGTATGCAGACAGTAACTACGTATCTGTGAGagctaaaaaaagagggataACACAAATGGGGACTTTAGGAGCTGGAAACCACTACGCGGAAATTCAAATTGTCGACGAAATTTACGACAAAAGGAGTGCCAAACTCATgggaatagaaaaaaaaaaccaagtGTGCATAATGATTCATTCAGGAAGTAGAGGGTTGGGTCACCAAATCGCTACAGATGCACTTATCGAAATGGAGAAAAGCATGACAAAGTATAAACTAGACGTTATTGATAAGCAACTAGCTTGTACTCCTATCCATtcgaaggaaggagaaaattaccTCAAAGCCATGGGTTCTGCTTGTAATTTTGCGTGGATTAATAGATCTTCCATGACCTTCTTAGCTAGAcaaacttttgcaaaaatttttaaccaATCACCAGACGATCTAGACATGCATGTCATATATGACGTCTCACATAACATTGCCAAAATGGAGGACCACCTCGTCGatgggaaggagaaaaaattgctagTTCATAGGAAGGGGTCCACAAGagcctttccccccttccacCCTGCAGTCCCTTTAGATTACCAATACTGTGGACAACCCATCCTGATCGGAGGAACCATGGGCACCTACTCCTACGTCCTAACTGGTACGGATAAAGCTATGGAGACCACTTTCGGGTCGACCTGTCATGGGGCTGGCAGAGCATTAAGCCGAAATAAAAGCAGAAACACACTAAACTACGTGGacgttttgcaaaaaatgaaagaggaaaatatttccattcGAGTTGCTTCGCCAAAGTTAATTATGGAGGAGGCCCCCGAGTCTTACAAAAACGTCTCCGAGGTGGTCAATACGTGCCATGACGCTGGCATATCGGCTAAGTGCTTTCGCCTGAAGCCGGTTGCCGTCATAAAGGGGTAA
- a CDS encoding RuvB-like helicase — MQIKLASVNTSSDAKKERVNIHSHIKGLGVNTNIYLHENDVNLTDERYSMFFDNSCGLIGQFKAREASLFLVDLIKQKKLAGKCILLAGPSGSGKSALAIGISREINKKMPFVFLSGSEVYSNEIKKTEVILEAFRKSIHIKIKDEKLVYEGEVVDMVVEENECMYSLNKAKQINAIIITLKTVKGAKTLRLAPKIHEQIVREKIKIGDVIYIETNTGHVKRLGRCNVYSKEYDIEFDEYVSLPKGEVHKKKEVVQQISLHDIDLANANPTVGEDLASVLNSYLRPKKTEITEKLRIEINKTVNKFLEMGLAEIIPGVLYIDEAHMLDIECFSYLNRAIESPLAPIVIMATNRGICTVKGTDNIEPHGISVDLLDRLIIVKTFPYTLTEIVQILALRAKTEKINISEEGMNYLAKIGSQSSLRFAMLLLEPSRIMASIEGKTVIDVKHIEQADALFMDAKTSAHRVAEQFNKFVN, encoded by the coding sequence atgcagATCAAACTAGCCAGCGTGAACACGTCAAGCGacgcaaagaaggaaagggtaaACATCCATAGTCACATCAAGGGGTTGGGCGTaaacacaaatatatacctGCACGAAAATGACGTGAATTTAACGGATGAGAGGTATTCGATGTTCTTCGACAATTCGTGTGGACTCATTGGGCAATTCAAAGCGAGGGAAGCATCCTTATTCCTTGTGGATttaataaagcaaaaaaagctagctggGAAGTGTATCCTGTTAGCGGGTCCAAGTGGAAGCGGGAAGAGCGCCCTAGCAATCGGGATAAGcagagaaataaataaaaaaatgcccttCGTGTTTTTATCAGGTTCCGAAGTGTACAgtaacgaaataaaaaaaacggaagtCATTTTAGAAGCCTTCCGAAAAagcatacacataaaaataaaggatgaaaaattgGTGTACGAAGGAGAGGTGGTAGACATGgtggtggaagaaaatgagtGCATGTATTCGCTAAATAAAGCTAAACAGATTAACGCCATTATTATTACCCTAAAAACGGTCAAGGGTGCAAAGACGTTGAGATTGGCCCCGAAAATACATGAACAAATtgttagggaaaaaataaaaattggagATGTCATTTATATCGAAACGAACACAGGACATGTGAAAAGGTTAGGTAGATGTAATGTCTACTCGAAGGAGTACGACATTGAGTTTGATGAGTACGTATCTCTACCTAAGGGGGAGGTtcacaaaaagaaggaagtcgTACAACAAATTTCCTTGCACGATATTGATCTAGCTAATGCGAACCCAACAGTAGGCGAAGATCTAGCTTCCGTCTTGAACTCCTATTTGAGACCTAAAAAGACAGAAATTACGGAAAAGTTAAGAATAGAAATTAACAAAACAGTCAATAAATTTTTAGAAATGGGACTAGCCGAAATTATACCGGGGGTTCTATACATAGACGAAGCACATATGTTAGACATAGAATGTTTCTCTTACCTAAATAGGGCCATAGAATCGCCTCTAGCTCCAATTGTTATAATGGCCACGAATAGAGGTATCTGTACAGTTAAGGGCACAGATAATATTGAACCGCATGGGATTTCCGTGGACCTACTAGATAGGCTTATCATCGTCAAAACGTTTCCATACACACTGACAGAAATTGTTCAAATTTTAGCTCTACGGGCCAAGACGGAAAAGATCAATATTAGTGAAGAGGGGATGAATTATCTAGCCAAAATTGGCAGCCAGTCCTCCCTCCGTTTTGCCATGCTGCTGTTGGAGCCCTCTAGAATTATGGCCAGCATTGAGGGAAAAACGGTTATCGATGTAAAGCACATTGAGCAGGCCGACGCTCTGTTTATGGATGCCAAGACTTCTGCGCATAGGGTGGCTGAGCAGTTCAACAAATTCGTCAATTGA
- a CDS encoding Ribosomal protein S15, whose translation MKRIRTCLALLLVLHVQLPLGVLFCHGFVLDKRIVSSPRGSWRPLRKRKRYGNNPSRGVNTDSIYVTWAMSDGQEESPPVSGEMPNLREEMPDEDTKEGPSKTNVKSKAQKQKEEIEEIIKKSENITVERSFSFNRSDIKINPELLKELITQKYRKLFQRHDKDCGSSEIQIIILTFKIFFLTEHMKRNKKDFACLRGLFKCVSQRRRLLVYLGRKNRDIFDKITDFFKIKKPLIPGTPEYYNKDLKYVHFHNTKRFKNNAERKKKVKAKNKKVQTDKILFGD comes from the exons atgaaaaggataAGGACATGCTTAGCGCTTTTGCTAGTCCTCCACGTGCAGCTACCACTAGGTGTGCTCTTTTGCCATGGCTTCGTCTTAG ATAAGCGAATTGTTTCATCCCCCCGTGGATCATGGAGACCTCTTCGAAAAAGAAAGCGCTACGGGAATAATCCTTCCAGGGGGGTGAACACCGACAGTATATACGTGACGTGGGCCATGTCAGATGGACAGGAAGAGTCGCCCCCTGTGAGTGGTGAGATGCCCAACTTGCGCGAAGAGATGCCAGACGAAGACACAAAAGAAGGACCCTCCAAGACGAACGTAAAAAGCAAGgcacaaaaacaaaaggaagaaatcgaggaaattataaaaaaaagcgaaaacaTAACAGTAGAGcgttccttctcctttaacAGAAGTGACATAAAAATTAATCCG GAACTCCTAAAAGAGCTCATTACGCAAAAGTACCGGAAGCTCTTTCAGCGCCATGACAAAGACTGCGGCAGTAGCGAAATTCAAATTATCATTTTGAcgttcaaaatatttttcctcacgGAGCATATGAAGCGGAACAAAAAG GACTTTGCTTGCCTGAGAGGCCTCTTCAAATGTGTAAGCCAGCGAAGGAGGTTGCTCGTCTACCTAGGCAGGAAAAACAGAGATATCTTTGACAAAATAAcagatttttttaaaataaaaaaaccgCTGATTCCAGGGACGCCTGAATATTACAACAAGGATCTCAAATACGTTCACTTCCACAACACGAAGAGGTTTAAAAACAACGCAgaacggaagaaaaaggttAAGGCGAAGAATAAGAAGGTGCAGACggacaaaattttgtttGGCGACTGA
- a CDS encoding 5'-3' exoribonuclease: protein MRVPFWQACSLACSLVCFLWLVTSGTKRKEQHFIGSSRNVVKNVRRGKYESVAKRRGYRIFGIPRMYKWLTSYYPTVREELITNDGQKEVDIFYVDMNGVIHHCTHANKETLPVHDEHELLSNILQYLKNLFHLVKPRKLVYVGVDGVSPKAKMNQQRKRRFLSLFKVNDNSNGANLFNPNCITTGTDFMYKINLSLNKWFQILKKKGIFPFDVIFSGSDVPGEGEHKILKFIRENCKRDVAFRNYSHCIYGLDADLIMLSLVTHLNNIFILRDKYKMTNDSQATLLENLDKAQRDFTQAKDTAATNEDNVHNTNEGGNMHDNKETDSTVSTDPPQSDPLCRIHHYTKDYYVHCEPLNSYDFEILDVYKLRNSIRTQIATYINKLKKEKNVVFNIGRVVDDIVFLSFLVGNDFLPHIPNIDINEGSMNEILNAYIYYIYRYNNYITLKDKVHIQRLKIILKILSAQEFSYFLKRGNQENVREFTDEGKYKSYYYKQKFGVEDPKQIQHIVKKYIEGLFWNLHYYHFGCARSTPTTTRPCAAICYPLRSPIFFFEKGKPYSAYTHLISVLPQKDNNLLPEAYKNIYSEDEVKSFFPENVRIDPNGKKETWEYIVHLPFINCNTINKIITERSKKISKLKYKLRELTGREHRY, encoded by the exons ATGCGTGTACCATTTTGGCAGGCATGTTCCCTGGCTTGTTCATTGGTATGTTTCCTGTGGTTAGTGACAAGCGGcacaaagaggaaggaacagcacTTCATTGGGTCATCCAGGAACGTggtgaaaaatgtaagacgtggaaaatatgaatcTGTTGCTAAAAGAAGGGGATATCGAATTTTTGGAATCCCACGAATGTACAAATGGCTAACGTCATACTACCCAACAGTTAGGGAAGAGCTAATCACAAATGACGGACAGAAAGAAGTGGACATATTTTATGTAGACATGAATGGGGTAATACATCACTGCACACATGCGAACAAGGAGACACTACCTGTGCATGATGAACACGAGCTGTTGTCAAATATTTTGCAGTACCTAAAAAATCTCTTCCATTTAGTAAAACCGAGGAAGTTAGTTTATGTGGGCGTAGATGGGGTATCCCCTAAGGCGAAGATGAATCAACAGAGGAAGAGACGCTTCCTTAGCTTATTTAAGGTGAACGATAATTCTAACGGGGCTAATTTGTTTAACCCTAATTGTATCACCACTGGTACAGACTTCATGTATAAGATTAACCTATCGCTGAACAAGTGGTTCCAGattctgaaaaaaaaggggatcttCCCCTTCGATGTGATCTTCTCGGGGTCGGATGTGCCTGGCGAGGGCGAGCACAAGATTCTAAAGTTCATTCGGGAG AACTGCAAGCGGGACGTCGCCTTCCGAAATTATAGTCACTGCATCTACGGACTGGATGCGGACCTCATCATGCTGTCCCTCGTTACGCACCTCAACAACATCTTCATCCTGAGGGACAAGTACAAAATGACCAACGATTCGCAGGCCACGCTGCTGGAAAATTTGGACAAGGCACAGCGGGATTTCACACAAGCCAAGGATACAGCGGCCACAAATGAGGACAACGTGCACAATACCAATGAGGGGGGCAACATGCACGATAACAAAGAGACGGATTCCACTGTGAGCACCGATCCCCCGCAAAGTGATCCCCTCTGCAGAATCCACCACTACACAAAGGACTACTACGTCCACTGCGAACCGCTGAACAGTTACGATTTCGAAATTTTAGATGTGTACAAACTACGCAATTCTATAAGAACCCAAATAGCAACctacataaataaattgaaaaaagaaaaaaatgtcgtCTTCAATATCGGTCGAGTGGTAGACGATATtgtcttcctctccttcctaGTGGGAAATGACTTCCTCCCCCACATTCCAAATATCGATATTAACGAAGGGTCCATGAATGAGATACTTAACGCGTATATTTACTACATATACAGgtacaacaattatataaCCCTTAAGGATAAGGTACACATACAGAGGCTTAAAATTATCCTGAAGATTTTAAGCGCACAAGAATTTTCCTACTTTTTAAAGAGAGGAAATCAGGAAAATGTTAGGGAGTTCACCGATGAGGGGAAGTACAAGAGTTACTACTATAAGCAGAAGTTCGGGGTGGAGGACCCAAAGCAGATTCAGCACATTGTGAAGAAGTACATCGAGGGGTTGTTTTGGAACCTGCACTATTACCACTTTGGATGCGCTA ggAGTACCCCTACCACTACGCGCCCCTGTGCAGCGATTTGCTATCCTTTGAGAAgtccgattttttttttcgaaaag GGAAAGCCCTATTCGGCCTACACGCACCTCATCAGCGTGCTGCCCCAGAAGGACAACAACCTCCTGCCCGAGGCGTACAA AAATATCTACTCCGAAGACGAGGTGAAGTCCTTCTTCCCAGAGAACGTTCGAATCGATcccaatggaaaaaa AGAAACGTGGGAGTACATCGTGCACCTGCCCTTCATAAACTGCAACACAATAAACAAGATAATTACGGAGCGCAGTAAAAAGATTTCCAAGCTCAAATACAAGTTGAg AGAACTCACCGGACGGGAGCACAGATACTAA